From Aristaeella lactis, the proteins below share one genomic window:
- a CDS encoding amidophosphoribosyltransferase, with the protein MGGFFGITSKKDCMLDVFFGVDYHSHLGTRRAGMAAWDEEIGLQRKIHNICNAPFRTKFEHIFEEMRGTSAIGCISDADPQPLLIRSNLGTYAICMTGVINNADELIDQYLSFSGGHFDSMTGGKINQTELLSALINQKSNFAEGIRFAQKSIIGTASILILTDKGSIIAARDRMGRLPVAIGKRDDSYAVAFESFAFHKTGYEDVRELGPGEIVELTPSKMTQLVPPGKKKKICSFLWSYYGYPTSTYEGVNVEEMRYRNGAIMADNDKAAGRNDPIDYIGGVPDSGTPHAIGYANRSGVPFARAFIKYTPTWSRSFMPANQTDRDKIAKMKQIPVNELIKDKNLLFVDDSIVRGTQLRETVEFLYESGAKSVHMRSACPPIMYACKYLNFSRSNSDLELIARRVILELEGEEGFEHIDEYADGSTERGKNLRECICKKFNFASLEFQTLEGVIKAIGIDPCELCTYCWNGEEGE; encoded by the coding sequence ATGGGCGGTTTTTTCGGGATTACATCCAAAAAGGACTGCATGCTGGATGTGTTTTTCGGTGTAGACTACCACAGCCACCTGGGCACACGCCGTGCCGGTATGGCCGCGTGGGATGAGGAGATCGGTCTGCAGCGGAAGATTCATAATATCTGCAACGCTCCTTTCCGGACCAAGTTTGAGCATATTTTTGAGGAAATGCGCGGCACTTCCGCCATCGGATGTATTTCCGACGCGGATCCCCAGCCCCTGCTGATCAGGTCCAATCTTGGCACCTATGCCATCTGCATGACCGGTGTGATCAACAACGCGGATGAACTGATCGATCAGTACCTCAGCTTCAGCGGCGGTCATTTTGATTCCATGACCGGCGGCAAGATCAACCAGACAGAGCTGCTCAGCGCGCTGATCAACCAGAAGAGCAATTTTGCCGAGGGCATCCGGTTCGCCCAGAAGTCCATCATCGGCACTGCTTCCATCCTGATCCTGACGGACAAGGGTTCCATCATTGCCGCCCGGGACCGCATGGGCCGCCTGCCCGTGGCGATCGGCAAGCGGGATGACAGCTACGCCGTGGCCTTTGAATCCTTTGCCTTCCATAAGACCGGATACGAAGACGTTCGTGAACTGGGCCCCGGGGAGATCGTGGAACTGACCCCCAGCAAGATGACCCAGTTGGTGCCTCCGGGAAAGAAAAAGAAGATCTGCTCCTTCCTCTGGAGCTATTACGGCTATCCCACCTCCACCTATGAAGGGGTGAACGTGGAAGAGATGCGCTACCGCAACGGCGCGATCATGGCGGACAATGACAAGGCCGCCGGCCGGAATGATCCGATCGACTACATCGGCGGTGTTCCGGATTCCGGTACGCCCCATGCCATTGGCTACGCGAACCGCAGCGGCGTTCCCTTTGCCCGTGCCTTCATTAAATACACCCCTACCTGGAGCCGCAGCTTCATGCCGGCCAACCAGACGGACCGGGACAAGATTGCCAAGATGAAGCAGATTCCCGTGAACGAACTGATCAAGGACAAGAACCTGCTGTTTGTGGATGACTCCATCGTCCGGGGTACCCAGCTGAGGGAAACCGTTGAGTTCCTGTACGAGAGCGGTGCCAAGTCCGTGCATATGCGCAGTGCCTGCCCGCCCATTATGTACGCCTGCAAATACCTGAACTTCTCCCGCTCCAACAGCGACCTGGAGCTGATCGCCCGCCGGGTGATCCTGGAGCTGGAAGGGGAGGAAGGTTTCGAGCACATCGATGAATATGCCGACGGCAGCACCGAGCGCGGCAAGAACCTCCGGGAATGCATCTGCAAGAAGTTCAACTTCGCTTCCCTGGAGTTCCAGACCCTCGAGGGCGTGATCAAGGCCATCGGTATTGATCCCTGCGAGCTGTGCACTTACTGCTGGAATGGGGAGGAAGGCGAATGA
- the purE gene encoding 5-(carboxyamino)imidazole ribonucleotide mutase — protein sequence MVRKVGIIMGSDSDLPVIKKATDQLKSLGIPFEVHVYSAHRTPEEARAFAVNARKNGFGALIAAAGMAAHLAGAIAANTTLPVIGIPCQGPCLEGLDALLSTVQMPTGIPVATVAVNGGANAALLAAQILAVEDADLAAKLDAKRKADAEAVLAKDAGIAERL from the coding sequence ATTGTGAGAAAAGTAGGTATCATCATGGGCAGCGACAGCGACCTGCCCGTGATTAAAAAAGCAACGGATCAGCTCAAAAGCCTGGGTATTCCCTTCGAGGTGCATGTCTATTCAGCACACCGCACACCGGAGGAGGCCCGGGCTTTTGCAGTCAATGCGCGGAAGAACGGCTTCGGGGCGCTGATCGCGGCGGCCGGTATGGCGGCCCATCTGGCCGGTGCCATCGCGGCGAACACGACCCTGCCGGTGATCGGGATTCCCTGCCAGGGACCCTGCCTGGAGGGACTGGACGCCCTTCTTTCCACGGTTCAGATGCCCACCGGTATCCCGGTGGCGACCGTGGCGGTGAACGGCGGGGCGAACGCGGCCCTGCTGGCGGCGCAGATCCTGGCCGTGGAAGACGCGGACCTGGCTGCGAAGCTGGACGCGAAGCGCAAAGCCGACGCGGAAGCGGTCCTGGCAAAGGACGCCGGGATTGCCGAACGGCTTTAA
- a CDS encoding aspartate carbamoyltransferase regulatory subunit has protein sequence MNVDSIRDGIVIDHIAAGCGMKLYRLLGLESLEAPVAMITNVVSRKLGRKDIIKVDAAIDVDLDIIGYVDPGATVNIIRNGELKEKKRIEMPEKLVNVIFCKNPRCISSCEQELDQVFHLTDREKKEYRCAYCEAKASSL, from the coding sequence ATGAACGTGGATTCCATCCGGGACGGGATCGTGATCGATCACATCGCCGCGGGCTGCGGTATGAAGCTTTATCGCCTGCTGGGCCTGGAAAGCCTGGAGGCGCCGGTCGCCATGATCACCAATGTGGTTTCCCGCAAACTGGGCAGGAAGGATATCATCAAGGTCGACGCGGCGATCGATGTGGATCTGGATATCATCGGCTATGTGGATCCGGGCGCCACGGTCAACATTATCCGGAACGGTGAGCTGAAAGAGAAAAAGCGTATCGAAATGCCGGAAAAACTGGTGAACGTGATCTTCTGCAAAAACCCCCGGTGCATTTCCTCCTGTGAGCAGGAACTGGACCAGGTTTTCCACCTGACAGACCGGGAAAAGAAAGAATACAGGTGCGCTTACTGTGAAGCAAAAGCCTCCAGCCTCTGA
- the pyrB gene encoding aspartate carbamoyltransferase yields the protein MKRSIIDVPDLTPEELDQLMDTAEDIIAHPDDYADACRRKKLATLFFEPSTRTRLSFEAAMYELGGNVLSVTGAGTSSAAKGESVADTAKTVSCYADIIAMRHPKEGAALVAARNASVPVINAGDGGHCHPTQTLADLLTIRREKGRLGSMTVGLCGDLKFGRTVHSLLNAMSRYEGLNFVLISPEELKVPSYVKNDALKKKNIPYVQTTDLEEVIGDLDILYMTRVQRERFFNEEDYLRLRDSYILTPEKMKKAKPDLCVMHPLPRVNEISVAVDEDPRACYFKQVLNGKYMRMALILKLLNLSRARTADASVSRTAHEMEGGTI from the coding sequence ATGAAACGAAGCATTATTGATGTTCCGGATCTGACCCCGGAGGAGCTGGACCAGCTCATGGATACGGCGGAAGACATTATCGCCCATCCGGACGATTATGCCGATGCCTGCCGGAGGAAAAAACTGGCGACCCTCTTCTTTGAACCCAGCACCCGTACGCGCCTGAGCTTTGAGGCTGCCATGTATGAGCTGGGCGGTAATGTACTCAGCGTGACCGGCGCGGGCACCAGCTCCGCCGCCAAAGGGGAAAGCGTGGCGGATACAGCCAAGACGGTTTCCTGCTACGCGGATATCATTGCCATGCGTCATCCGAAGGAAGGCGCGGCACTGGTCGCGGCACGGAACGCTTCCGTACCGGTGATCAATGCCGGAGACGGCGGTCACTGCCATCCCACCCAGACGCTGGCGGACCTGCTGACCATCCGCAGGGAAAAGGGAAGACTGGGCAGCATGACTGTGGGTCTGTGCGGCGACCTGAAGTTCGGCCGTACGGTGCATTCCCTGCTCAATGCCATGTCCCGCTATGAAGGACTGAACTTCGTACTCATCAGCCCCGAGGAACTGAAAGTTCCCAGCTATGTGAAAAACGACGCCCTGAAGAAAAAGAACATTCCCTATGTCCAGACCACGGACCTGGAGGAAGTCATCGGGGACCTGGATATCCTGTATATGACCCGGGTGCAGCGGGAACGCTTCTTCAACGAGGAAGACTACCTGCGCCTGCGGGACAGCTACATCCTGACGCCGGAAAAGATGAAGAAAGCAAAGCCGGACCTGTGCGTGATGCATCCCCTGCCCCGCGTGAATGAGATCAGCGTCGCGGTGGACGAGGATCCCCGGGCCTGCTATTTCAAGCAGGTGCTGAACGGAAAATATATGCGCATGGCACTCATCCTGAAACTGTTGAATTTGAGTCGCGCGCGCACCGCGGACGCAAGCGTCTCACGCACCGCGCACGAGATGGAGGGGGGAACGATATGA
- the pyrE gene encoding orotate phosphoribosyltransferase — MTREELNQQIARDLLKIKAVFFRPEEPFTWASGIKSPVYCDNRLTLTAPEVRTDVEKGLAKLIGEEYPSVEVLMGTSTAGIAHAAITAHIMGLPMGYVRSGAKDHGRQNQIEGRLEPGQKVVVVEDLISTGGSVLEVVDVLRQAGAEVLGIVSIFTYGMQKGLDRLAAANVKNVSLTNFDVIAEEAAKEGYIRPEDISRLIRFRNNPSDESWARL; from the coding sequence ATGACACGGGAAGAACTGAACCAGCAGATCGCGCGGGACCTGCTGAAGATCAAGGCGGTCTTCTTCCGCCCGGAGGAACCCTTTACCTGGGCCAGCGGGATCAAAAGCCCGGTTTACTGCGACAACCGGCTCACCCTGACGGCGCCGGAGGTCCGCACGGACGTGGAAAAAGGACTGGCGAAGCTGATCGGGGAGGAATATCCTTCTGTGGAAGTGCTGATGGGTACCTCCACCGCCGGAATTGCCCACGCGGCGATCACGGCGCATATCATGGGCCTGCCCATGGGTTATGTGCGTTCCGGTGCCAAGGACCACGGCCGGCAGAACCAGATTGAAGGCAGGCTGGAGCCCGGCCAGAAGGTCGTGGTTGTGGAAGACCTGATCTCCACCGGCGGCAGCGTGCTGGAAGTTGTGGATGTGCTGCGCCAGGCAGGCGCGGAAGTACTTGGCATCGTGAGCATTTTCACCTACGGCATGCAGAAGGGCCTGGACCGGCTGGCGGCTGCCAATGTGAAGAATGTGTCCCTGACGAACTTTGACGTCATTGCGGAAGAAGCCGCTAAGGAAGGTTATATCCGGCCCGAGGATATTTCCCGGCTGATCCGGTTCCGGAATAATCCGTCTGATGAATCCTGGGCCCGGCTCTGA
- the pyrF gene encoding orotidine-5'-phosphate decarboxylase, whose amino-acid sequence MGKDVIVACDFPNAEQTLAFLDRFQGRKPFVKIGMELFYGAGPDIVRQIKARGHKIFLDLKLHDIPNTVKKAMMVLRDLDVDICNLHAAGTIRMMEAALEGLTRPDGSRPLLIAVTQLTSTDQEALEKDLLIERPIDEVVMHYALNARKAGLDGVVCSPLEAGKVHEACGKDFLTVTPGVRFADGDVGDQKRVMTPAEANRIGSDYIVVGRPITAAEDPVAAYERCIAEFIG is encoded by the coding sequence ATGGGTAAAGACGTGATCGTAGCCTGCGATTTCCCGAACGCTGAGCAGACGCTGGCCTTCCTGGACAGGTTCCAGGGACGCAAGCCGTTTGTGAAGATCGGCATGGAGCTGTTCTACGGAGCGGGTCCGGACATCGTCCGGCAGATTAAGGCACGGGGACACAAGATCTTCCTGGATCTGAAGCTGCATGACATTCCGAACACAGTGAAAAAGGCGATGATGGTCTTGAGGGATCTGGATGTGGATATCTGCAACCTGCACGCTGCGGGTACAATCCGGATGATGGAGGCCGCGCTGGAAGGCCTGACCAGGCCGGACGGCAGCAGGCCGCTGCTGATTGCTGTGACCCAGCTGACCAGCACGGACCAGGAAGCCCTGGAAAAGGATCTCCTGATCGAACGGCCCATAGACGAAGTGGTTATGCATTATGCCCTGAACGCCCGGAAAGCCGGACTGGACGGGGTGGTCTGCTCTCCGCTGGAAGCAGGTAAGGTGCACGAGGCCTGCGGAAAGGATTTCCTGACCGTGACACCCGGCGTGCGTTTCGCGGATGGAGATGTGGGAGACCAGAAGCGGGTGATGACGCCTGCGGAGGCAAACCGGATCGGCAGCGATTACATTGTGGTGGGACGCCCGATCACCGCGGCGGAAGACCCGGTGGCGGCATATGAGCGCTGCATCGCTGAATTCATTGGATAA
- a CDS encoding dihydroorotate dehydrogenase, with the protein MGRLTTNLCGIDLDNPVIPASGTFGFGYEFAQWYDINCLGTFSFKGTTKDPRFGNPTPRIAECPAGMINAVGLQNPGVEKVIAEELPKLKEVFHKPVMANVSGFSVADYAYTCERLDQEEQVGWLEVNISCPNVHGGGMSFGTDPKAAAEVTAAVKRVTTKPVIMKLSPNVTDITAIAKACEDAGADGVSLINTLQGMRIDLRTRKPVIKNVMGGVSGPAVFPVALRMVWQVCRAVKIPVVGMGGVTTAEDVLEMMMAGASAVEVGAANLADPCACKKIIDDLPAAMDKYGIRSLQELAVQA; encoded by the coding sequence TTGGGACGCCTGACAACAAACCTGTGCGGTATTGATCTGGATAATCCCGTAATCCCCGCCAGCGGTACCTTTGGTTTCGGATATGAGTTTGCCCAGTGGTATGACATCAACTGCCTGGGAACCTTCTCCTTCAAGGGAACGACGAAGGATCCCCGCTTCGGGAATCCGACGCCCCGCATTGCGGAATGCCCGGCCGGCATGATCAATGCCGTCGGTCTGCAGAACCCCGGGGTGGAAAAAGTGATCGCGGAGGAACTGCCGAAGCTGAAGGAAGTTTTCCATAAGCCGGTTATGGCAAATGTCAGCGGTTTCAGCGTGGCGGATTACGCCTATACCTGCGAACGGCTGGATCAAGAGGAACAGGTCGGCTGGCTGGAGGTCAACATCTCCTGCCCGAATGTACACGGAGGCGGGATGTCCTTCGGTACGGATCCGAAAGCGGCAGCGGAGGTAACCGCGGCGGTGAAGCGGGTCACGACAAAGCCGGTCATTATGAAACTGAGCCCGAATGTGACGGATATTACCGCCATCGCGAAAGCCTGCGAGGATGCCGGCGCGGACGGCGTATCCCTGATCAACACCCTGCAGGGAATGCGTATTGACTTGCGGACCCGGAAACCCGTGATCAAAAATGTGATGGGCGGGGTCAGCGGACCGGCTGTTTTCCCGGTGGCGCTGCGGATGGTCTGGCAGGTATGCCGGGCGGTGAAAATCCCGGTGGTGGGCATGGGCGGTGTGACAACCGCGGAGGATGTGCTGGAAATGATGATGGCCGGCGCGTCCGCGGTAGAGGTCGGCGCGGCGAACCTGGCCGACCCCTGCGCCTGCAAAAAGATTATTGACGACCTGCCTGCGGCAATGGACAAATACGGGATCCGGAGCCTGCAGGAACTGGCGGTACAAGCATAA
- a CDS encoding dihydroorotate dehydrogenase electron transfer subunit — translation MKQEILTIRENVPVTGCVYRMRLEGAELEAQKPGGFVNIRLEGLFLRRPISVYDSEPGSLTILYKVVGKGTEQMAGMMPGETLDVLTGLGNGYDLTKAGDTPLLLGGGVGVPPLYLLAKKLIAEGKKPQAVLGFNTAGEVFGEEEFRALGCGVTVTTADGSYGVKGFVTDALPEEYSYFYTCGPEPMLRAVYRAAKTSGQFSFEERMGCGFGACMGCSCKTITGYKRICREGPVLEKEEIIWDA, via the coding sequence ATGAAGCAAGAGATTCTGACTATCAGGGAGAATGTGCCGGTGACAGGCTGTGTTTACCGGATGCGGCTGGAAGGCGCGGAGCTGGAGGCCCAGAAGCCGGGCGGATTTGTGAATATCCGCCTGGAGGGCCTGTTCCTGCGCCGGCCTATCTCCGTCTACGATTCCGAACCCGGTTCACTGACCATCCTGTATAAGGTGGTAGGGAAAGGTACGGAACAGATGGCCGGGATGATGCCCGGCGAAACCCTGGACGTGCTGACGGGACTAGGGAACGGATATGACCTGACAAAGGCTGGTGATACTCCGCTGCTGCTGGGCGGCGGCGTGGGCGTTCCGCCTCTGTACCTGCTGGCAAAGAAGCTGATCGCCGAAGGGAAAAAACCGCAGGCAGTGCTGGGATTCAACACGGCAGGAGAAGTGTTCGGGGAAGAAGAGTTCAGGGCGCTTGGCTGCGGTGTGACGGTGACCACGGCGGACGGCAGTTACGGCGTCAAAGGGTTTGTGACCGACGCCCTGCCGGAAGAGTACAGCTACTTCTACACCTGCGGACCGGAACCCATGCTCCGGGCGGTATACCGGGCAGCAAAAACCTCAGGCCAGTTCTCCTTTGAGGAACGGATGGGCTGTGGCTTCGGCGCCTGTATGGGCTGCAGCTGCAAAACCATTACCGGATACAAGCGCATTTGCCGGGAAGGTCCGGTGCTGGAGAAGGAGGAGATCATTTGGGACGCCTGA
- the carB gene encoding carbamoyl-phosphate synthase large subunit codes for MAKRTDIKKVLIIGSGPIVIGQAAEFDYAGTQACLALKEEGYEVVLCNSNPATIMTDTSIADKVYMEPLTLEYIAKILRYERPDAIVPGIGGQTGLNLAVQLERKGVLKECGVELLGTSSRSIERAEDRELFKEMCESIGEPVIPSEITYNLEEAKKAALDIGYPVVLRPAFTLGGTGGGFANNEEELIEIGTNAFRLSPVHQVLVEKSVRGFKEIEFEVMRDSNDKAITICGMENVDPVGVHTGDSVVVAPILSLSDHDLKMLNDSAIKIIRELKVEGGCNVQFALDPNSSKYYLIEVNPRVSRSSALASKASGYPIARVTAKIALGMALEEIPVAGGNAAMEPSLEYIVAKFPRFPFDKFTSASNQLGTQMKATGEVMGIGSNLEECMLKSVRSLETGVCHLHLAKFDSMSTEDLLEYVKEFRADTLFAVTELLRRDVAIDAIHERTMITELFLESIKKITEMEKRLKAAPGDVALLKEAKEMGFGDQELSILWNMKETDIYTLRKEKGIVPIFRMVDTLHTGKYIAYLYSSYSGKNDSILTDKKKIVVLGAGPIRIGQGVEFDYSTVHAVQTIRRAGYEAIIINNNPETVSTDYTTADKLYFEPLTPEDVMAIIDFEKPEGVIASLGGQTAINLAEPLMKRGVKIIGTDCDAIERAENRDSFEKILEELGIPQPQGRAVTRIEDGVKAAEEIGYPVLVRPSFVLGGRAMQIVGDEDQLRHYLRTAVEIDADKPVLVDKYIRGKEVEVDAICDGRDVFVPGIMELVERTGIHSGDSISVYPTFSISNKVKGIILQYAKKLGLGIGIIGLFNIQFIVDQNENVYIIEVNPRSSRTVPFLSKSTGYSLADIATEVILGKSLKEQGIFDLYPEEKKRYYVKVPVFSFNKIKGLDAYLSPEMKSTGEAIGYDDKLNRALYKALQAGGTRLQNYGTVLATIADRDKDEALPLIRRFYNLGFNIEATRGTARFLKENGIRTHAMLKLSQGSDEILNSIRQGHVAYIINTREIGEAESESDGLQIRRCATENNATIFTSLDTVRVLLDVLEETTLTISTIDA; via the coding sequence ATGGCGAAACGGACAGACATCAAAAAAGTACTGATCATCGGCAGCGGCCCCATCGTGATCGGTCAGGCGGCGGAGTTTGACTATGCCGGAACGCAGGCCTGCCTTGCCCTGAAAGAAGAAGGGTATGAGGTGGTGCTGTGCAACTCCAACCCGGCAACGATCATGACGGACACCTCCATCGCGGATAAGGTTTACATGGAGCCCCTGACGCTGGAATATATCGCGAAGATCCTGCGGTATGAACGTCCGGACGCCATCGTGCCCGGTATCGGCGGCCAGACCGGCCTGAACCTGGCAGTGCAGCTGGAACGAAAAGGCGTGCTGAAGGAATGCGGCGTGGAACTGCTGGGCACCAGCAGCCGGAGCATTGAGCGGGCTGAAGACCGGGAACTGTTCAAGGAAATGTGCGAGTCCATCGGCGAGCCGGTCATCCCGAGCGAAATTACCTATAACCTGGAAGAAGCCAAAAAAGCGGCACTGGACATCGGCTACCCGGTGGTGCTGCGTCCTGCCTTTACCCTGGGCGGCACCGGCGGCGGTTTTGCCAACAATGAGGAAGAGCTGATCGAGATCGGCACCAACGCCTTCCGCCTGAGCCCTGTGCACCAGGTGCTGGTTGAAAAGAGCGTCCGCGGCTTCAAGGAAATCGAGTTCGAGGTTATGCGGGACAGCAATGACAAAGCAATTACGATCTGCGGCATGGAGAACGTGGACCCCGTAGGCGTACACACCGGCGACAGCGTGGTTGTGGCGCCGATCCTGAGCCTGTCTGATCATGACCTGAAGATGCTCAATGACAGCGCGATCAAGATCATCCGGGAACTGAAGGTCGAGGGCGGCTGCAACGTGCAGTTCGCGCTGGACCCGAACAGCAGCAAATACTACCTGATCGAGGTTAACCCGCGGGTCAGCCGGTCTTCCGCCCTGGCCAGCAAGGCCAGCGGCTATCCCATTGCCCGGGTGACCGCGAAGATCGCCCTGGGCATGGCGCTGGAAGAGATCCCGGTGGCCGGCGGCAACGCGGCCATGGAACCCTCCCTGGAGTACATTGTGGCGAAGTTCCCCCGCTTCCCCTTCGACAAGTTCACCTCCGCCAGCAACCAGCTGGGCACCCAGATGAAGGCCACCGGCGAAGTGATGGGCATCGGCAGCAACCTGGAAGAGTGCATGCTCAAGAGCGTGCGCAGCCTGGAGACCGGTGTGTGCCACCTGCACCTGGCGAAGTTCGACAGCATGAGCACAGAAGACCTGCTGGAGTATGTGAAGGAGTTCCGGGCTGATACGCTCTTCGCGGTCACGGAACTGCTGCGCAGGGATGTGGCGATCGACGCGATCCATGAACGGACCATGATCACGGAGCTGTTCCTGGAGAGCATCAAAAAGATCACCGAAATGGAAAAGCGCCTGAAGGCGGCCCCCGGAGATGTGGCCCTGCTGAAGGAAGCAAAGGAGATGGGCTTCGGCGACCAGGAGCTCTCCATCCTCTGGAATATGAAGGAAACGGATATCTACACCCTGCGCAAGGAGAAGGGAATCGTCCCGATCTTCCGCATGGTGGATACCCTGCACACCGGCAAGTACATTGCCTACCTCTACTCCAGCTACAGCGGAAAGAACGACTCCATCCTCACGGACAAGAAAAAGATTGTGGTGCTCGGCGCCGGCCCGATCCGTATCGGCCAGGGCGTTGAGTTCGACTACTCCACCGTGCACGCGGTGCAGACCATCCGCCGCGCGGGCTATGAAGCCATCATCATCAACAACAACCCCGAGACGGTTTCCACGGACTATACCACCGCGGACAAGCTGTACTTTGAGCCCCTGACGCCCGAAGACGTCATGGCGATCATCGACTTTGAAAAGCCGGAAGGCGTCATCGCCTCCCTGGGCGGCCAGACGGCCATCAACCTGGCGGAGCCGCTGATGAAGCGCGGCGTGAAGATCATCGGTACCGACTGCGATGCCATTGAGCGGGCGGAAAACCGGGACAGCTTCGAAAAGATCCTGGAGGAACTGGGAATCCCGCAGCCCCAGGGCCGGGCGGTTACCCGGATTGAGGACGGCGTGAAGGCAGCTGAGGAGATCGGCTATCCGGTGCTGGTCCGTCCGAGCTTCGTGCTGGGCGGCCGGGCCATGCAGATCGTCGGCGATGAGGATCAGCTGCGCCATTACCTGCGCACGGCTGTGGAAATCGACGCTGACAAGCCGGTGCTGGTGGACAAATACATCCGCGGTAAAGAGGTTGAGGTGGACGCCATCTGCGACGGCCGGGACGTCTTTGTGCCGGGCATCATGGAACTGGTGGAACGCACCGGTATCCACAGCGGCGACTCCATCTCCGTCTATCCCACCTTCTCCATCAGCAACAAGGTGAAGGGTATCATCCTGCAGTACGCGAAGAAGCTGGGTCTGGGCATCGGCATCATCGGCCTGTTCAACATCCAGTTCATTGTGGATCAGAATGAGAACGTCTACATCATCGAGGTGAACCCCCGCTCCAGCCGGACCGTGCCCTTCCTGAGCAAGTCCACAGGCTACTCCCTGGCGGACATCGCCACCGAGGTCATCCTGGGCAAGAGCCTGAAGGAGCAGGGAATCTTCGATCTCTATCCGGAAGAAAAGAAACGCTACTATGTGAAGGTGCCGGTTTTCTCCTTCAACAAGATCAAGGGCCTGGACGCTTACCTGAGCCCCGAAATGAAGTCCACCGGTGAAGCCATCGGATACGATGACAAGCTGAACCGCGCGCTGTACAAGGCGCTGCAGGCCGGCGGAACCCGGCTGCAGAACTACGGCACGGTGCTGGCCACCATCGCCGACCGGGACAAGGACGAGGCGCTGCCGCTGATCCGCCGCTTCTACAACCTGGGCTTCAACATTGAGGCGACCCGGGGCACTGCCCGTTTCCTGAAGGAAAACGGTATCCGCACCCACGCCATGCTGAAACTGAGTCAGGGATCCGATGAGATCCTGAACAGCATCCGTCAGGGTCATGTGGCTTACATCATCAACACCCGGGAGATCGGCGAGGCGGAGAGCGAGAGCGACGGCCTGCAGATCCGCCGCTGCGCCACGGAGAACAACGCCACGATCTTTACCAGCCTGGATACCGTCCGGGTGCTGCTGGACGTGCTGGAGGAAACCACGCTGACGATCTCTACGATTGATGCATAA
- a CDS encoding dihydroorotase: MTARQEMNRIPLQAAQGLLISKKDNVFTFPGFCDVHVHFREPGFSYKETMVTGSRAAARGGYTAVCAMPNLNPVPDSVEHLKEEEDLIRAAGDLVDIYPYAALTVGEKGAEAAALEELAPGVIAFSDDGKGVQSESMMRSLMERCRKLGKVLAAHCEDETLVKGGYIHDGVYAAAYGHRGICSESEWGPIARDLKLAKETGCAYHVCHISCKESADLIRQAKRDGVNVTCETGPHYLLLDENDLQEDGRFRMNPPLRSKEDREALLEALLDGTIDMIATDHAPHSAEEKSRGLAGSAFGVVGLECAFPVLYTGLVRTGILPLERLVQLMAVAPRERFGIPLREDDLCEWDLEAQYTINPEEFESMGKATPFAGQSVYGRCLKTVHAGRTVYIG, from the coding sequence ATGACGGCGAGACAGGAAATGAACCGGATCCCGCTCCAGGCGGCCCAGGGCCTTCTTATCAGCAAAAAAGATAATGTCTTTACTTTTCCCGGCTTCTGTGATGTGCACGTTCACTTCAGGGAGCCGGGTTTTTCTTATAAGGAAACCATGGTTACCGGAAGCCGGGCAGCAGCGCGGGGCGGTTATACGGCTGTATGCGCCATGCCGAACCTGAATCCGGTGCCGGACAGTGTGGAACACCTGAAAGAAGAGGAAGACCTGATCCGGGCGGCAGGGGACCTGGTGGACATTTATCCTTATGCGGCGCTGACCGTAGGGGAAAAGGGAGCGGAAGCCGCGGCGCTGGAAGAGCTGGCGCCGGGTGTGATCGCCTTCTCTGATGACGGAAAGGGTGTTCAGTCCGAAAGCATGATGCGGTCCCTGATGGAACGGTGCAGGAAACTGGGAAAGGTACTGGCGGCTCACTGTGAGGATGAAACGCTGGTGAAGGGCGGATACATTCATGACGGTGTATACGCCGCGGCCTACGGACACAGGGGAATCTGCTCCGAAAGCGAGTGGGGCCCGATCGCCCGGGACCTGAAGCTGGCGAAGGAAACCGGCTGCGCGTACCATGTGTGCCATATCAGCTGCAAGGAAAGCGCGGACCTGATCCGGCAGGCCAAACGGGACGGCGTGAATGTGACCTGTGAGACCGGACCGCACTACCTGCTGCTGGACGAGAATGACCTGCAGGAGGACGGCCGCTTCCGGATGAATCCGCCCCTGCGGTCGAAAGAGGACCGGGAGGCCCTGCTGGAAGCGCTGCTGGATGGTACGATCGACATGATTGCCACGGACCACGCACCTCACAGCGCGGAGGAGAAAAGCCGGGGGCTCGCGGGAAGTGCCTTCGGGGTGGTGGGACTGGAATGTGCCTTCCCGGTACTGTATACCGGACTGGTCAGGACCGGCATCCTGCCGCTGGAAAGGCTGGTTCAGCTGATGGCGGTTGCCCCGCGGGAGCGGTTCGGGATCCCGCTGCGGGAGGATGACCTGTGCGAGTGGGATCTGGAAGCACAGTACACGATCAATCCGGAAGAGTTTGAGAGCATGGGGAAGGCAACGCCCTTTGCCGGACAGAGTGTTTACGGCCGGTGCCTGAAAACAGTGCACGCAGGCAGGACAGTATATATAGGATAA